A stretch of Polypterus senegalus isolate Bchr_013 chromosome 3, ASM1683550v1, whole genome shotgun sequence DNA encodes these proteins:
- the LOC120525604 gene encoding insulinoma-associated protein 1b-like, with translation MPKGFLVKRNKKSTPVSYRVRSDEEDSDPLKALHNSSSSSASPPVSASSSPDRAAASPHNTSSSSDGQDTRPVQFGNPETVYQALYSPTRPISKEHERKFFERSFNLGSPISAESFPTPAVLTTLDQLLFAPVDLKIGSSNSSCSSVTAVLPAAVRSAHKRAPQESERKSKAAAKKPKAIRKLNFEDEVTTSPVLGLKIKEGPVDLKPRTVSSGGNKPLGEFICQLCKEEYADPFALAQHKCSRIVRVEYRCPECDKVFSCPANLASHRRWHKPRPQNPNAGPVVPGAKSESVKPPSGDLKDKTTEELKDPRGEAASDRDTPSPGLSESGSEDGLYDCQHCGKRFKRQAYLRKHLLSHAGASSKATGDEQLLYSAAFANSQESEKPPHAESHSPAPLNLSPLECHLCPVCGETFPNRSAQERHLRLLHSSQVFPCKYCPATFYSSPGLTRHINKCHPSENRQVILLQMPVRPAC, from the coding sequence ATGCCCAAAGGTTTTCTAgtgaaaagaaacaagaaatctACACCCGTCTCTTACAGGGTCCGCAGTGACGAGGAAGACTCGGATCCGTTGAAGGCTTTGCACAACTCGAGCTCATCTTCTGCTTCTCCACCAGTATCGGCGTCGTCCAGCCCGGACCGCGCTGCAGCATCACCGCACAATACCTCCTCTTCCTCTGATGGGCAGGATACTAGACCCGTGCAATTCGGCAATCCGGAGACGGTGTACCAGGCACTCTACAGCCCCACCCGTCCCATCAGCAAGGAGCACGAGAGGAAATTTTTTGAGAGAAGTTTTAACCTGGGATCCCCAATCTCAGCTGAATCCTTTCCGACTCCGGCTGTTCTTACCACCCTTGACCAGCTCCTGTTTGCTCCAGTGGATTTGAAAATCGGCTCCAGTAACAGCAGCTGTAGCAGTGTGACAGCAGTCCTCCCGGCGGCTGTGAGAAGTGCTCACAAGAGAGCCCCACAAGAGTCTGAGCGCAAAAGCAAAGCGGCGGCTAAGAAACCCAAAGCTATCAGGAAACTTAATTTCGAAGACGAGGTCACCACGTCTCCAGTTTTAGGCCTGAAGATAAAAGAAGGACCAGTTGATCTGAAGCCTAGAACAGTTTCATCCGGCGGCAACAAACCTCTGGGGGAATTCATCTGCCAGCTGTGCAAAGAGGAATACGCGGACCCCTTCGCTTTAGCTCAGCACAAGTGCTCCAGGATAGTGCGGGTGGAGTACAGATGCCCTGAATGCGACAAAGTCTTCAGTTGCCCTGCTAATCTGGCATCCCACCGGCGGTGGCACAAGCCAAGACCCCAGAACCCCAACGCCGGACCAGTCGTTCCCGGCGCCAAGTCAGAAAGCGTCAAGCCTCCTTCGGGAGATCTGAAAGACAAGACAACTGAGGAGCTAAAGGACCCGAGGGGCGAGGCAGCGAGCGATCGCGACACCCCCAGCCCGGGGTTATCAGAGTCAGGCTCTGAGGATGGTCTCTACGACTGCCAACACTGCGGTAAGCGCTTCAAGCGCCAGGCTTACCTGAGGAAACACCTGCTGAGCCACGCCGGCGCATCCAGCAAGGCGACCGGCGACGAGCAGCTCCTGTACTCCGCGGCTTTTGCTAACAGCCAAGAGAGCGAGAAACCACCCCACGCGGAGAGCCACAGCCCTGCGCCTTTAAATCTTAGTCCCCTGGAGTGCCACTTGTGCCCCGTTTGTGGCGAAACCTTCCCCAACAGGTCGGCTCAGGAGCGCCACCTTCGTCTGCTGCACTCCTCCCAGGTTTTTCCGTGCAAGTACTGCCCAGCTACTTTCTACAGCTCTCCGGGACTGACAAGGCACATCAACAAATGTCACCCCTCCGAAAACCGGCAGGTGATCTTGCTGCAGATGCCTGTGCGCCCGGCGTGCTGA